The following are encoded in a window of Chiloscyllium plagiosum isolate BGI_BamShark_2017 chromosome 11, ASM401019v2, whole genome shotgun sequence genomic DNA:
- the rad54l gene encoding DNA repair and recombination protein RAD54-like, which produces MWDCVTGRRISNGFGCIMADEMGLGKTLQCISLMWTLLRQSPDAKPEIEKVIVVTPSSLVKNWYNEVEKWLGGRLHALPIDGGTKTEIDQKLATFMNQHGLRIPTPILIISYETFRLHADVLCKGSVGLVICDEGHRLKNSDNLTYQALNDLKAKRRILISGTPIQNDLLEYFSLVHFINAGILGTAQEFKKRFELPILKGRDADASDSERQHGEEKLKELISIVNRCLIRRTSDILSKYLPVKIEQIVCCRLTPLQSELYKLFLKQAKPAIEMEQAHSGKMSVSSLSSITSLKKLCNHPTLIYEKCVEGEEGFQGALNLFPSGYSTKSVEPQLSGKMLTLDYILAMTRSTSSDKVVLVSNYTQTLDLFEKLCRDRRYLYVRLDGTMTVKKRAKIVERFNNPTNPEFIFMLSSKAGGCGLNLIGANRLVMFDPDWNPANDEQAMARIWRDGQKKICYIYRLLSTGTIEEKIFQRQTHKKALSSCVVDEEQDVERHFSLGELKELFTLNETTASDTHERLKCRRCVNGHQVRRPPEGSDCTSDLSQWNHCADKRGLRDMVLQSAWDAAISFVFHHHSHEQQHGVI; this is translated from the exons ATGTGGGATTGTGTGACAGGTCGTCGTATTTCAAATGGCTTTGGCTGCATTATGGCAGATGAGATGGGACTGGGGAAGACATTACAGTGCATTTCCTTGATGTGGACGCTCTTGCGACAAAGCCCAGATGCCAAGCCGGAAATTGAGAAAGTCATTGTTGTGACTCCATCCAGTTTGGTGAAAAACTGGTAtaatgaggttgagaaatggcTGGGAGGAAGGTTACACGCATTGCCTATTGACGGAGGAACTAAGACAGAGATTGACCAGAAACTCG CCACATTCATGAACCAGCACGGGTTACGAATTCCAACTCCAATCCTCATAATTTCTTATGAGACGTTCCGGCTACATGCTGATGTGCTCTGCAAGGGTTCTGTCGGCTTGGTCATTTGTGATGAG GGCCACAGGTTGAAGAATTCAGACAACCTGACCTACCAGGCTCTGAACGATCTAAAAGCTAAACGACGTATATTGATCTCAGGAACTCCAATTCAGAATGACCTCCTGGAGTACTTCAGTCTTGTACATTTTATTAATGCAGGAATACTCG GAACtgcacaggaatttaaaaagcgATTTGAATTGCCTATCTTGAAAGGCCGGGATGCTGATGCAAGTGACAGTGAAAGACAGCATGGAGAGGAGAAACTAAAGGAGCTGATCAGCATTGTAAATAG GTGTTTAATTCGAAGAACATCGGATATTCTTTCCAAATACCTGCCAGTGAAGATTGAGCAGATTGTCTGTTGCAG ACTCACGCCTCTGCAGTCTGAGTTGTACAAGCTGTTCCTAAAACAAGCCAAACCAGCAATAGAAATGGAACAAGCTCACAGTGGGAAGATGAGCGtctcctctctatcttcaatTACTTCACTAAAGAAGCTTTGTAACC ACCCAACATTGATCTATGAAAAATGTGTGGAAGGTGAGGAAGGATTTCAGggagcactcaatctctttccatcAGGATATAGCACAAAATCTGTGGAACCTCAGTTGTCTG GCAAGATGCTCACCCTTGATTATATTTTGGCCATGACTCGAAGTACTAGCTCTGATAAGGTGGTGCTAGTATCAAACTACACCCAGACTCTTGATTTGTTTGAGAAGCTCTGCAGAGACAGGAG ATACCTGTATGTTCGATTGGACGGTACCATGACAGTGAAAAAGAGGGCTAAAATTGTGGAACGTTTTAATAATCCCACA AATCCTGAGTTTATCTTCATGTTGAGTAGCAAAGCTGGTGGCTGTGGCTTGAATCTGATTGGTGCAAATCGGTTAGTCATGTTTGATCCAGACTGGAATCCAGCTAATGATGAACAAGCGATGGCTCGTATATGGCGAGATGGACAGAAGAAAATTTGCTACATCTACAGGCTTTTGTCG ACAGGGACAATTGAGGAGAAGATCTTCCAGCGGCAGACTCATAAAAAAGCTCTGAGTAGCTGTGTAGTGGATGAGGAGCAAGATGTGGAACGACACTTCTCCCTTGGAGAACTTAAGGAGCTCTTTACTCTAAATGAGACCACAGCCAGTGACACGCACGAAAG GTTAAAATGTCGCCGTTGTGTAAATGGACACCAGGTGCGTCGTCCTCCTGAGGGCTCAGACTGTACATCCGATCTTTCTCAGTGGAATCACTGTGCAGATAAACGTGGACTACGAGACATGGTCCTACAGTCTGCTTGGGATGCTGCCATTTCCTTTGTGTTTCATCATCACTCGCATGAGCAACAGCATGGAGTTATATAA